The Campylobacter sp. CNRCH_2014_0184h genome includes a window with the following:
- a CDS encoding class I SAM-dependent methyltransferase — MLDNKYDDNIFFDKYALMLRSKVGLDGAGEWEDFKTCLPSLKDKVILDLGCGYGWHSIYALENGAKKVFAIDLSLKMLDKAKTKTSKYKNKISFYRGSCEEIDKITDLQNMKFDIVISSLVFHYIKDYEKLIFNISNLLNKNGSLVFSVEHPVFTANISQDFIYDNNGDIQYFPIKNYFYENKNKYNFLGEGVIKYHRTLTSYISPLLQNNFKITNIIEPKPSNKIINLFPEFKNEFKKEWHRPMMLIISCMKE, encoded by the coding sequence ATGTTAGATAATAAGTATGATGATAATATTTTTTTTGATAAATATGCCTTAATGCTAAGATCTAAAGTAGGATTGGATGGTGCTGGTGAATGGGAAGATTTTAAAACATGTTTACCAAGTTTAAAAGATAAAGTTATATTAGACTTAGGTTGTGGATATGGATGGCATAGTATTTATGCTTTAGAAAATGGGGCTAAAAAAGTTTTTGCTATTGATTTATCTTTAAAAATGTTAGATAAAGCTAAGACTAAAACAAGTAAATATAAAAATAAAATATCCTTTTATAGAGGTTCTTGTGAAGAAATAGATAAAATCACTGACTTACAAAATATGAAATTTGATATAGTTATTAGTTCTTTAGTTTTTCATTATATAAAGGATTATGAAAAATTAATTTTTAATATTTCAAATCTTCTTAATAAAAATGGTAGTTTGGTTTTTAGTGTTGAGCATCCTGTTTTTACCGCAAATATTTCTCAAGATTTTATATATGATAATAATGGGGATATTCAATATTTTCCTATTAAAAATTATTTTTATGAAAATAAAAATAAATATAATTTTTTAGGTGAGGGTGTGATTAAATACCACCGTACCTTAACAAGTTATATTTCTCCCTTATTACAAAATAATTTTAAAATAACCAATATTATTGAGCCAAAGCCTTCTAATAAAATTATTAATCTTTTTCCTGAATTCAAAAATGAATTTAAAAAAGAATGGCATAGGCCAA